A genomic stretch from Thermomonospora umbrina includes:
- a CDS encoding extracellular solute-binding protein has product MGRATRALTGATRSLRGLGVRHRAAAALAVLTVLALIVVAAGRDGDGPPVGTVRAAQSLGPGEGALSLVTWPGLVENGSTDPRVNWVTPFEERTNCKVTIRPVSTAEEMVELMSDPDRRYDGVSAPPEVAGRLIETGQAAPVNPDLVEGYKQLESRLRSLLKQDDTVYGVPYVWGSNLLMYDQRSVRPAPTGWSALFDPDEAARYRGKLIMRDTPLALAEAALYLRSEKKSLDITDPYALTPEQLDAAADVVRDQRANVTTLWSQPAEAVSAFAGGEAVMGQVWSYHLDVLTRADRPVAGIVPEEGVTGWANSWLMGSRVQHPNCMYQWMKWASSPDVQQQVAEWAGVAPANPETCESDLLKASFCAAHRVGDGSYLKKVIFARSPSKDCGEGRRECTDYAEWTRAWQEARGLTGG; this is encoded by the coding sequence GTGGGCCGAGCCACCCGGGCGTTGACCGGGGCGACCCGGTCGCTGCGCGGACTGGGCGTCCGCCACCGCGCCGCCGCCGCCCTGGCGGTGCTCACCGTGCTGGCGCTGATCGTCGTGGCCGCCGGACGTGACGGCGACGGCCCGCCGGTCGGCACGGTACGGGCCGCCCAGTCGCTCGGCCCGGGGGAGGGCGCGCTCAGCCTGGTGACCTGGCCGGGGCTGGTCGAGAACGGCTCCACCGACCCGCGCGTCAACTGGGTGACCCCCTTCGAGGAGCGCACGAACTGCAAGGTCACGATCAGACCGGTCTCCACCGCCGAGGAGATGGTGGAGCTGATGTCCGACCCGGACCGGCGCTACGACGGCGTCTCCGCGCCCCCGGAGGTCGCGGGTCGGCTGATCGAGACGGGCCAGGCGGCCCCCGTCAACCCCGACCTGGTGGAGGGGTACAAGCAGCTCGAGTCCCGGCTGCGGTCCCTCCTCAAGCAGGACGACACCGTCTACGGGGTGCCGTACGTGTGGGGCTCGAACCTGCTGATGTACGACCAGCGCTCCGTGCGCCCCGCCCCCACGGGGTGGTCGGCGCTGTTCGACCCGGACGAGGCCGCCCGGTACCGCGGCAAGCTGATCATGCGGGACACCCCGCTGGCCCTCGCCGAGGCCGCGCTGTACCTGCGGTCCGAGAAGAAGTCGCTGGACATCACCGACCCGTACGCGCTGACCCCCGAGCAGCTCGACGCCGCCGCCGACGTGGTGCGCGACCAGCGGGCGAACGTCACGACCCTCTGGTCCCAGCCCGCCGAGGCGGTCAGCGCCTTCGCCGGGGGAGAGGCCGTCATGGGCCAGGTCTGGTCCTACCACCTGGACGTGCTGACCCGGGCGGACCGCCCGGTCGCGGGCATCGTGCCGGAGGAGGGTGTGACCGGCTGGGCGAACTCGTGGCTGATGGGCTCCCGCGTGCAGCACCCCAACTGCATGTACCAGTGGATGAAGTGGGCGTCCTCACCGGACGTGCAGCAGCAGGTGGCCGAGTGGGCCGGAGTGGCGCCCGCCAACCCGGAGACGTGCGAGTCGGACCTGTTGAAGGCGTCCTTCTGCGCCGCCCACCGGGTCGGCGACGGCTCGTACCTCAAGAAGGTGATCTTCGCCCGGTCGCCCAGCAAGGACTGCGGCGAGGGCCGGCGCGAGTGCACCGACTACGCCGAGTGGACCAGGGCCTGGCAGGAGGCGCGGGGCCTCACCGGCGGCTGA
- a CDS encoding HdeD family acid-resistance protein, translating into MIEQWGRAWWMLALRGAVAILFGLLAWIWPGITVWALVLLFGIYALADGVLALVAAFRGASGSSRGWLVVAGVAGIVAGVVAFAWPGVTALALLMLIAAWAVVTGVFEIVAALSLRREIEGEWWYVAGGALSVLFGFLLFLWPVGGALAVVWLIGLFSILFGIALVAAAFRVKRLAGFARRGAGPEDRPGGTAAAHS; encoded by the coding sequence ATGATCGAGCAATGGGGTCGTGCCTGGTGGATGCTCGCGCTGCGCGGCGCGGTGGCGATCCTGTTCGGCCTGCTGGCGTGGATCTGGCCGGGCATCACCGTGTGGGCGCTGGTGCTGCTGTTCGGGATCTACGCCCTGGCGGACGGGGTCCTGGCCCTGGTCGCGGCGTTCCGCGGCGCGTCCGGGTCCTCGCGGGGGTGGCTGGTGGTCGCCGGCGTCGCCGGCATCGTCGCCGGCGTGGTGGCGTTCGCCTGGCCCGGGGTGACCGCGCTGGCGCTGCTGATGCTGATCGCGGCCTGGGCGGTGGTCACCGGGGTCTTCGAGATCGTGGCGGCCCTGTCGCTGCGCCGGGAGATCGAGGGCGAGTGGTGGTATGTGGCGGGCGGCGCGCTGTCGGTGCTGTTCGGGTTCCTGCTGTTCCTCTGGCCGGTCGGCGGGGCGCTCGCGGTGGTGTGGCTGATCGGCCTGTTCTCGATCCTGTTCGGGATCGCGCTGGTCGCCGCGGCGTTCCGGGTCAAGCGCCTGGCCGGCTTCGCCCGACGGGGCGCCGGGCCGGAGGATCGGCCGGGAGGCACGGCCGCCGCTCACTCCTGA
- a CDS encoding GNAT family N-acetyltransferase: MKRITVIVDISPATPYDPAVIALCAEQQTELEARYPGTDEAPKGIDPQVEFVVARIDREPVGCAGLKPLEPRVAEVTRMYVRPAHRGQGISRNLLDALEAKAVAKGVRTLRLETGDLQPESIALYQSSGYRRIPAFGSYVGNVLSLCFEKHLKE, from the coding sequence GTGAAGCGAATCACCGTGATCGTCGACATCAGCCCGGCCACCCCCTACGACCCCGCCGTCATCGCGCTGTGCGCCGAGCAGCAGACCGAACTGGAGGCCCGCTACCCGGGCACGGACGAGGCCCCCAAGGGCATCGACCCGCAGGTGGAGTTCGTGGTGGCCCGCATCGACCGCGAGCCGGTGGGATGCGCCGGCCTCAAACCGCTGGAGCCCCGGGTCGCCGAGGTCACCCGCATGTACGTGCGTCCCGCCCACCGCGGGCAGGGCATCTCCCGCAACCTGCTCGACGCCCTGGAGGCGAAGGCCGTCGCCAAGGGCGTCCGCACCCTCCGGTTGGAGACCGGCGACCTGCAGCCCGAGTCCATCGCCCTCTACCAGTCCAGCGGCTACCGTCGGATCCCGGCGTTCGGCTCCTACGTGGGCAACGTCCTCAGCCTCTGCTTCGAGAAGCACCTCAAGGAGTGA
- a CDS encoding trypsin-like serine peptidase, giving the protein MKRSIRTLVIAAGTALLALPAPSSALADDPAEPRPGMRNQAVSPTEQQRVLRYWSEARMKSAAPLTYTLGLTGGSGPTPRLATPSALPNGGGPWTGAGAVVQTAGRVFFTHKGRDASCSGNAVTSGNKSTVITAGHCVKMDGNWHTNWVFVPGYDNGKRPHGTWTARQILSTAQWDSAEDINHDMGAAVVNNQNGKTLTDTVGGQGLAFNQPRGANMYAFGYPAAAPYNGERLIYCSGRVFDDILGTQAMGMHCNMTGGSSGGPWFQTFDEKTGLGTVASVNSFGYRFLPNVMFGPYFGSSEQALYRQAQVA; this is encoded by the coding sequence ATGAAGCGATCCATCCGGACGCTGGTGATCGCCGCCGGCACCGCGTTGCTGGCGCTGCCGGCCCCGTCCTCCGCGCTCGCGGACGACCCGGCCGAGCCCCGGCCCGGAATGCGGAACCAGGCGGTCTCCCCCACGGAGCAGCAGCGGGTGCTCAGGTACTGGAGCGAGGCCCGCATGAAGTCGGCGGCCCCGCTGACGTACACGCTGGGCCTGACCGGCGGTTCGGGGCCCACGCCGCGGCTGGCGACCCCGTCGGCGCTGCCCAACGGCGGCGGCCCCTGGACGGGCGCCGGCGCGGTCGTCCAGACGGCCGGCCGCGTGTTCTTCACCCACAAGGGCCGTGACGCGTCGTGCTCGGGCAACGCGGTGACCAGCGGCAACAAGAGCACCGTGATCACCGCCGGGCACTGCGTCAAGATGGACGGCAACTGGCACACCAACTGGGTGTTCGTCCCCGGGTACGACAACGGCAAGCGCCCGCACGGCACGTGGACGGCCCGCCAGATCCTGTCCACCGCCCAGTGGGACTCCGCCGAGGACATCAACCACGACATGGGCGCCGCCGTGGTCAACAACCAGAACGGCAAGACGCTCACGGACACGGTCGGCGGCCAGGGCCTGGCGTTCAACCAGCCGCGCGGGGCGAACATGTACGCCTTCGGCTACCCGGCGGCGGCGCCCTACAACGGGGAGCGGCTCATCTACTGCAGCGGCCGGGTCTTCGACGACATCCTGGGCACCCAGGCGATGGGCATGCACTGCAACATGACCGGCGGCTCCAGCGGCGGTCCGTGGTTCCAGACCTTCGACGAGAAGACCGGCCTCGGCACCGTGGCCTCGGTGAACAGCTTCGGCTACCGGTTCCTGCCGAACGTGATGTTCGGGCCGTACTTCGGAAGCTCCGAGCAGGCCCTCTACCGGCAGGCCCAGGTGGCCTAG
- the dxr gene encoding 1-deoxy-D-xylulose-5-phosphate reductoisomerase has protein sequence MTTASSLNASGPPDGHGRRDVVLLGSTGSIGTQALDVIRRDPDRFRVTGLAAGGGRVDLLAAQALEFRPEVVAVARASAAQDLQLAFYAEASRHGYSSGEYPIPKIVAGPEAVAEVAAWPCDTVLNGVTGALGLASTLAALDAGRTLALANKESLIVGGPLVKERAAPGQIVPVDSEHSALAQCLPGWRYGDDEATRRVRRLVLTASGGPFRGRSRAELAAVTPEQALAHPTWDMGPVVTINSATLVNKGLEVIEAHLLFDLPFERIEVMVHPQSVIHSMVEYVDGSTLAQASPPDMRLPIALSLAWPDRLGDVAPGVDWTRAHTWELFPLDDEAFPAVALARHVGGLGGTAPAVYNAANEECVEAFRTGRLPFTGIVDTVARVVDEHDVAASGVTLDDVLAADAWARTRARELT, from the coding sequence ATGACGACCGCCTCCTCACTGAACGCGTCCGGCCCCCCCGACGGGCACGGCCGGCGCGACGTCGTGCTGCTGGGCTCCACCGGGTCGATCGGGACCCAGGCCCTCGACGTGATCCGTCGCGACCCGGACCGGTTCCGGGTGACCGGGCTGGCCGCCGGCGGCGGGCGGGTGGACCTGCTGGCCGCGCAGGCGCTGGAGTTCCGCCCGGAGGTGGTCGCGGTGGCGCGGGCCTCGGCGGCCCAGGACCTCCAGCTCGCCTTCTACGCCGAGGCGAGCAGGCACGGCTACAGCTCGGGCGAGTACCCGATCCCCAAGATCGTGGCCGGTCCCGAGGCGGTGGCCGAGGTGGCGGCGTGGCCCTGCGACACCGTCCTCAACGGGGTGACCGGCGCGCTCGGGCTGGCGTCCACGCTGGCCGCCCTGGACGCCGGGCGCACGCTGGCGCTGGCCAACAAGGAGTCGCTGATCGTCGGCGGCCCGCTGGTGAAGGAGCGGGCGGCGCCCGGCCAGATCGTCCCGGTGGACTCCGAGCACTCGGCGCTCGCCCAGTGCCTGCCGGGCTGGCGGTACGGGGACGACGAGGCGACCCGGCGGGTGCGCAGGCTGGTGCTGACCGCCAGCGGGGGGCCGTTCCGGGGCCGCTCCCGCGCCGAGCTGGCGGCCGTGACGCCCGAGCAGGCGCTCGCGCACCCGACCTGGGACATGGGGCCGGTGGTCACCATCAACTCGGCCACGCTGGTCAACAAGGGCCTGGAGGTCATCGAGGCGCACCTGCTGTTCGACCTGCCGTTCGAGCGGATCGAGGTGATGGTGCACCCGCAGTCGGTGATCCACTCGATGGTGGAGTACGTCGACGGCTCCACCCTCGCGCAGGCGAGCCCGCCCGACATGCGGCTGCCGATCGCGCTGTCGTTGGCGTGGCCGGACCGCCTCGGCGACGTCGCGCCCGGCGTCGACTGGACGCGGGCGCACACCTGGGAGCTGTTCCCGCTGGACGACGAGGCGTTCCCGGCGGTGGCGCTGGCCCGGCACGTCGGGGGGCTCGGCGGCACCGCGCCCGCCGTCTACAACGCCGCCAACGAGGAGTGCGTGGAGGCGTTCCGCACGGGTCGGTTGCCGTTCACCGGGATAGTCGACACGGTCGCGCGGGTAGTCGATGAGCACGACGTGGCCGCCTCGGGCGTCACGCTCGACGATGTCCTCGCCGCCGACGCCTGGGCCAGGACGCGCGCCCGCGAACTGACCTGA
- a CDS encoding M50 family metallopeptidase — MAYLLGVVLFVAALVASVMLHEAGHLITAKRFGMKATQFFVGFGPTLWSRRRGETEYGVKAILLGGYVRIVGYTTLEEIAEEDRERAFYRQPAGRRAVVIVGGVVMNLLTAFLLLVLLAAAVGIREPGAATTTVEEVGACVPRTLEAGCGKGDPPSPARRAGLSAGDRVVSFAGTPVADWEGLREAIRDSRPGRTVPVVVDRDGRRRTLRVRLAEVDGAPFLGMTARIVGEGYDRLGPGDAVVFAVEGIGRTLAAIGEALADLPGAVPRLFTPERGETPGGQVGSVVGAGQASGEIFSADSSWRDKAALFLSLVISINIFLGALNVLPLLPLDGGHLAVLGYERARARRARRRGRPDPGPVDITRLMPITYLVVLLLAVLGLLLIMADVLNPLGVSP; from the coding sequence TTGGCCTATCTCCTCGGCGTGGTGCTGTTCGTCGCCGCACTGGTGGCGTCGGTGATGCTGCACGAGGCGGGCCACCTCATCACCGCCAAGCGGTTCGGGATGAAGGCCACCCAGTTCTTCGTCGGGTTCGGCCCCACCCTGTGGTCGCGGCGGCGCGGCGAGACCGAGTACGGCGTCAAGGCGATCCTGCTCGGCGGCTATGTGCGCATCGTCGGCTACACCACCCTGGAGGAGATCGCCGAGGAGGACCGGGAGCGGGCCTTCTACCGGCAGCCGGCCGGCCGCCGCGCCGTGGTGATCGTCGGGGGCGTGGTGATGAACCTCCTCACGGCGTTCCTGCTCCTCGTGCTGTTGGCCGCCGCCGTCGGGATCCGCGAGCCCGGCGCCGCGACCACGACCGTCGAGGAGGTCGGGGCGTGCGTCCCGCGCACGCTGGAGGCCGGGTGCGGGAAGGGCGACCCGCCGTCCCCGGCCCGACGCGCCGGGCTCTCCGCGGGCGACCGGGTGGTCTCGTTCGCCGGAACGCCCGTCGCCGACTGGGAGGGCCTGCGGGAGGCGATCCGCGATTCCCGGCCCGGGCGGACGGTCCCCGTGGTCGTCGACCGGGACGGCCGACGGCGGACCCTCCGGGTCCGGCTCGCCGAGGTGGACGGGGCGCCGTTCCTCGGGATGACCGCGCGGATCGTCGGTGAGGGCTATGACCGGCTGGGGCCCGGCGACGCGGTGGTCTTCGCCGTCGAGGGCATCGGACGGACGCTGGCGGCGATCGGGGAGGCGCTGGCGGACCTGCCGGGCGCGGTGCCCCGACTGTTCACCCCGGAGCGCGGCGAGACGCCCGGCGGGCAGGTCGGCAGCGTGGTCGGGGCCGGCCAGGCGTCCGGGGAGATCTTCTCCGCCGACTCCTCCTGGCGGGACAAGGCGGCGCTGTTCCTGTCCCTGGTGATCTCCATCAACATCTTCCTGGGCGCGCTGAACGTGCTGCCGCTGCTCCCGCTGGACGGCGGTCATCTGGCGGTGCTCGGCTACGAACGGGCGCGGGCCCGGCGGGCGCGCCGCCGCGGCCGTCCCGACCCGGGGCCGGTGGACATCACCCGGCTGATGCCGATCACCTATCTGGTCGTCCTGCTGCTGGCGGTGCTGGGCCTGCTGCTGATCATGGCGGACGTGCTGAATCCACTCGGGGTATCCCCTTAG
- the ispG gene encoding flavodoxin-dependent (E)-4-hydroxy-3-methylbut-2-enyl-diphosphate synthase, with the protein MSVQIGMPAVRAQTPTVAARRRSRQVMVGSVPVGGDAPVSVQSMTTTLTSDVNATLQQIAELTASGCQIVRVAVPSQDDADALPQIARKSQIPVIADIHFQPKYVFAAIEAGCAAVRVNPGNIKRFDDKVGEIARAAKDAGTPIRIGVNAGSLDKRLLAKYGRPTPEALVESALWECSLFEEHDFRDIKISVKHNDPVVMIEAYRQLAARCDYPLHLGVTEAGPAFQGTIKSAVAFGALLSEGIGDTIRVSLSAPPVEEVKVGAAILEALGLRERGLEIVSCPSCGRAQVDVYTLAEEVTAGLKGFPVPLRVAVMGCVVNGPGEAREADLGVASGNGKGQIFVKGEVVKTVPESQIVETLIEEAMRIAEEMGVEVDPEGGDGAAQVVVS; encoded by the coding sequence ATGAGCGTTCAGATCGGAATGCCCGCAGTTCGTGCCCAGACCCCCACGGTCGCCGCCCGCCGTCGATCGCGGCAGGTGATGGTGGGGTCGGTGCCGGTCGGCGGCGACGCGCCCGTCTCGGTCCAGTCGATGACGACCACGCTGACCTCCGATGTCAACGCGACGCTCCAGCAGATCGCGGAGCTGACGGCCTCCGGGTGCCAGATCGTGCGGGTCGCGGTGCCGTCCCAGGACGACGCGGACGCGCTGCCGCAGATCGCCCGCAAGTCGCAGATCCCGGTGATCGCCGACATCCACTTCCAGCCCAAGTACGTGTTCGCGGCGATCGAGGCCGGCTGCGCGGCGGTGCGGGTCAACCCGGGCAACATCAAGAGGTTCGACGACAAGGTCGGCGAGATCGCCCGCGCGGCCAAGGACGCCGGGACCCCCATCCGGATCGGGGTCAACGCCGGCTCGCTCGACAAGCGGCTGCTGGCCAAGTACGGGCGGCCCACCCCCGAGGCGCTGGTGGAGTCGGCGCTGTGGGAGTGCTCGCTGTTCGAGGAGCACGACTTCCGCGACATCAAGATCTCCGTCAAGCACAACGACCCGGTCGTGATGATCGAGGCCTACCGGCAGCTCGCCGCGCGGTGCGACTATCCGCTGCACCTGGGCGTGACCGAGGCCGGGCCCGCGTTCCAGGGCACGATCAAGTCGGCGGTGGCGTTCGGGGCCCTGCTCAGCGAGGGCATCGGCGACACCATCCGGGTCTCGCTGTCGGCCCCGCCGGTCGAGGAGGTCAAGGTCGGCGCGGCGATCCTGGAGGCGCTGGGGCTGCGCGAGCGCGGTCTGGAGATCGTCTCCTGCCCGTCGTGCGGTCGGGCCCAGGTGGACGTGTACACGCTGGCCGAGGAGGTCACCGCCGGGCTCAAGGGCTTCCCGGTGCCGCTGCGGGTCGCCGTGATGGGCTGCGTGGTGAACGGCCCGGGCGAGGCGCGCGAGGCCGACCTGGGCGTGGCCTCCGGCAACGGCAAGGGCCAGATCTTCGTCAAGGGCGAGGTCGTCAAGACCGTTCCGGAGTCGCAGATCGTGGAGACGCTGATCGAGGAGGCGATGCGGATCGCCGAGGAGATGGGTGTCGAGGTCGACCCCGAGGGCGGGGACGGCGCGGCGCAGGTGGTCGTCTCCTGA
- a CDS encoding alpha/beta hydrolase, with protein MSPAGLLGESCGLGGFVKKLIALAATVATGLALTPAGPAAAAPPTTAARAPAGIDWKPCPDTDPVLGGLLKGLECGTLAVPLDHSRPHGKKIELALTRARHTSPAGAYQGVVLLNRGGPGGFGRDLPTRFATGGNGLPNAVGSTYDWIGFDPRGVAGSEPKIACDPSYLYPGRARPDFVPRTAAQERVWIRKAQRYAADCGRRYGDTLRHINTENVARDMDAIRRALGQSRINYFGYSYGTYLGSVYASMFPKRVRRMVLDSVVRPSGAWYEANLDQNVAFEKRADIFFAWVAKWDSVYHLGKTRKEVEAAYYKGMAKVRKAPIDGKIGPAEYNDVFVPDGYRNYTWPDHAQVLADWVLRGDANGLRGQFGEPDWLAQNSFAIYAAVECRDASWPRNWSRWHADHSRQYRQGNRFLTWNNAWFNAPCAFWPVRGGPAQRIGGGKGGPNILLVQPENDAATPVGGAHEVHRLFPSSRLVLERGGNNHGASLSPNANACLNDIVSRYLGTGVRPASAKGVDAVCRAMPAPDPTRAVTTTAPVDPIALPGLR; from the coding sequence ATGTCACCAGCGGGACTCCTGGGAGAGTCCTGCGGACTAGGGGGTTTCGTAAAGAAACTCATTGCCCTCGCGGCGACCGTCGCGACGGGGCTCGCCCTGACACCCGCGGGTCCGGCCGCGGCGGCCCCACCGACGACGGCGGCCCGTGCGCCGGCCGGCATCGACTGGAAGCCCTGTCCGGACACCGATCCGGTCCTCGGCGGCCTGCTCAAGGGCCTCGAGTGCGGAACGCTCGCCGTACCGCTCGACCACTCCAGGCCCCACGGCAAGAAGATCGAACTCGCTCTCACCCGGGCCCGGCACACCTCGCCGGCCGGCGCGTACCAGGGCGTCGTGCTCCTCAACCGGGGCGGCCCCGGCGGCTTCGGACGAGACCTGCCGACCCGCTTCGCCACCGGCGGCAACGGACTGCCCAACGCGGTGGGCTCCACCTACGACTGGATCGGCTTCGACCCGCGCGGCGTGGCGGGCAGCGAGCCGAAGATCGCCTGCGACCCCAGCTACCTGTACCCGGGTCGGGCTCGGCCCGACTTCGTGCCGCGCACCGCCGCCCAGGAGCGCGTCTGGATCCGCAAGGCGCAGCGGTACGCCGCCGACTGCGGCCGTCGGTACGGCGACACCCTCCGGCACATCAACACCGAGAACGTGGCCCGCGACATGGACGCCATCCGCCGGGCCCTCGGCCAGTCGAGGATCAACTACTTCGGATACTCCTACGGCACGTACCTCGGGTCCGTTTACGCCTCGATGTTCCCCAAGCGCGTGCGACGCATGGTGCTCGACAGCGTGGTGCGCCCCAGCGGTGCCTGGTACGAGGCCAACCTCGACCAGAACGTGGCCTTCGAGAAGCGGGCCGACATCTTCTTCGCCTGGGTGGCCAAGTGGGACTCGGTCTACCACCTCGGCAAGACCCGCAAGGAGGTGGAGGCCGCCTACTACAAGGGCATGGCCAAGGTCAGGAAGGCCCCGATCGACGGCAAGATCGGCCCCGCCGAGTACAACGACGTCTTCGTGCCCGACGGCTACCGGAACTACACCTGGCCCGACCACGCCCAGGTGCTCGCCGACTGGGTGCTGCGGGGCGACGCCAACGGGCTGCGCGGGCAGTTCGGCGAGCCCGATTGGCTCGCCCAGAACAGTTTCGCCATCTACGCGGCCGTCGAGTGCCGGGACGCCTCCTGGCCTCGGAACTGGTCGCGCTGGCACGCCGACCACAGCCGTCAGTACCGCCAGGGCAACCGCTTCCTGACCTGGAACAACGCCTGGTTCAACGCCCCGTGCGCGTTCTGGCCGGTCAGGGGCGGCCCGGCGCAGCGCATCGGCGGCGGCAAGGGCGGCCCGAACATCCTGCTGGTGCAGCCGGAGAACGACGCCGCCACCCCGGTCGGCGGCGCCCACGAGGTGCACCGACTGTTCCCCTCCTCGCGGCTGGTGCTGGAGCGGGGCGGCAACAACCACGGGGCCTCGCTGTCGCCCAACGCGAACGCGTGCCTGAACGACATCGTCTCGCGCTACCTCGGCACCGGCGTCCGCCCGGCGTCCGCCAAGGGCGTCGACGCGGTCTGCCGGGCCATGCCCGCCCCGGACCCCACGAGGGCCGTCACCACGACGGCTCCGGTGGATCCGATCGCCCTGCCCGGTCTCCGCTGA
- a CDS encoding alpha/beta hydrolase, whose product MKRLVLVTAAVSLGAGPLSAAPANAAPATASAVKWGKCAVSGPDDPMTKAQCAQVPVPLDHRRPNGRKISIAISRVKATDRRNYQGVLLINPGGPGGSGLAFSAGMARWLTAVGHPETAARYDIIGFDPRGVGSSKPALTCDPSHFNPVRPDYRPADAAQERAWLAKSKRYADACARKFGWLLPHMRTTDSARDMDVIRRALGRPKISFYGFSYGTYLGATYGTLFPKRVKRMVLDGNVNAKEVWYRSQLSQNAAFERNIRLWWRWIAKWNARYELGTTQAAVEKRYYQVRAQAKQQPIGGKIGPSELDDIVLNAGYNTGWYPLLATALSDWAVGKDAGLLLQLVNPGGEDNDFAVYNAVQAVDARWPAKWSTWHNDAVRTYPRARFNTWSNVWFNAPIHFWKVKGGPAFRLNGRGMPGVLLVQSSLDAATPYQGGVEMHRLLPSSRLLVEVGGKTHSNTLNGNACLDDRVAAYLNAGGLPASKKGPDAYCKAVPALNDPDPTAARGAGRVTGKDLPVGLR is encoded by the coding sequence GTGAAGAGGCTCGTACTCGTCACGGCCGCGGTGTCGCTCGGGGCGGGACCGCTGTCCGCGGCCCCCGCGAACGCGGCCCCCGCGACCGCCTCCGCCGTGAAGTGGGGCAAGTGCGCGGTCAGCGGCCCGGACGACCCGATGACCAAGGCCCAGTGCGCCCAGGTCCCGGTGCCGCTCGACCACCGCCGGCCGAACGGCCGGAAGATCTCCATCGCGATCTCCCGGGTCAAGGCCACCGACCGGCGCAACTACCAGGGCGTCCTGCTGATCAACCCGGGCGGCCCCGGCGGCAGCGGCCTGGCCTTCTCGGCGGGCATGGCGCGCTGGCTCACCGCCGTCGGTCACCCGGAGACCGCCGCCCGCTACGACATCATCGGGTTCGACCCCCGCGGCGTCGGCTCCAGCAAGCCCGCCCTCACCTGCGACCCGAGCCACTTCAACCCGGTGCGCCCCGACTACCGCCCGGCCGACGCCGCCCAGGAGCGCGCCTGGCTGGCCAAGTCCAAGCGGTACGCCGACGCCTGCGCCCGGAAGTTCGGGTGGCTGCTGCCGCACATGCGGACCACCGACTCGGCCCGCGACATGGACGTCATCCGCCGCGCCCTCGGCCGGCCGAAGATCAGCTTCTACGGCTTCTCCTACGGCACGTACCTCGGCGCCACCTACGGCACGCTGTTCCCCAAGCGCGTCAAGCGGATGGTGCTCGACGGGAACGTGAACGCCAAGGAGGTCTGGTACCGGTCCCAGCTCTCCCAGAACGCCGCGTTCGAGCGCAACATCAGGCTCTGGTGGCGCTGGATCGCCAAGTGGAACGCCCGGTACGAGCTGGGGACCACGCAGGCCGCGGTCGAGAAGCGCTACTACCAGGTCCGCGCCCAGGCGAAGCAGCAGCCCATCGGCGGCAAGATCGGCCCGTCCGAGCTGGACGACATCGTGCTGAACGCCGGATACAACACCGGCTGGTACCCGCTGCTCGCCACCGCGCTGTCCGATTGGGCGGTCGGGAAGGACGCGGGCCTGTTGCTCCAGCTCGTCAACCCCGGCGGCGAGGACAACGACTTCGCCGTCTACAACGCCGTCCAGGCCGTCGACGCCCGGTGGCCCGCGAAGTGGTCCACGTGGCACAACGACGCCGTGCGGACTTACCCCAGGGCGCGCTTCAACACATGGAGCAACGTCTGGTTCAACGCGCCCATCCACTTCTGGAAGGTCAAGGGCGGCCCGGCGTTCCGGCTCAACGGCCGGGGAATGCCGGGCGTGCTGCTCGTGCAGTCGAGCCTGGACGCCGCGACCCCGTACCAGGGCGGTGTGGAGATGCACCGGCTGCTGCCGTCGTCCCGGCTGCTGGTGGAGGTCGGTGGCAAGACGCACTCCAACACGCTGAACGGCAACGCGTGCCTCGACGACCGGGTGGCCGCCTACCTGAACGCCGGTGGGCTGCCCGCCTCCAAGAAGGGCCCGGACGCCTACTGCAAGGCCGTCCCGGCGCTGAACGACCCGGATCCGACCGCCGCGCGCGGTGCCGGCCGGGTCACGGGCAAGGACCTGCCGGTGGGTCTGCGGTAG